A stretch of Paracoccus sp. N5 DNA encodes these proteins:
- a CDS encoding acyl-CoA dehydrogenase family protein — protein sequence MAYQAPVEQIAFILNRIVAFPQLAETETFAEATPETLAAVLSEAGKLATEVIAPINRAGDLTPARLENGKLRSSPGYAEAFRALAEGGWIGIAANPEHGGMGLPQALNMAVSEMIASGCLALQLNPLLTQGQIEALEHHGSDALKSLYLPKLISGEWSGTMNLTEPQAGSDVGALTTRAERAEDGSYRVTGQKIFITWGDSDVTENVCHLVLARLPDGGKGTRGISLFMVPKFIPDEAGNPGIANDLRVVSLEHKLGIHGSPTCVMSFEGAKGWLVGEEHKGMAAMFTMMNCARLGVGIQGVAQAEAALQQAVAYAAERNQMGPIIRHPDVRRMLAESRAEVFAARAICLACAVALDMARATGSEDWAARGALLTPIAKAHGTDVGIRVADTAVQVHGGMGYIEETGAAQYLRDVRITAIYEGTNGIQAMDLVGRKLMDGGAAAMALLDEILDGAKAAQAEEPELANQVWQAAETLREATLDLLDRDLDERFAGAVPYLAAFARVLGGHFHLRAATGGGSKPLARIYIARILPHFAADLAAARAGLADLQALDEAVFAGQMAG from the coding sequence ATGGCTTACCAGGCGCCGGTCGAACAGATCGCATTCATCCTGAACCGGATCGTGGCCTTTCCACAGCTGGCCGAAACCGAGACCTTCGCCGAGGCCACGCCCGAAACCCTGGCGGCCGTGCTGTCCGAGGCCGGCAAGCTGGCGACCGAGGTGATCGCGCCGATCAACCGCGCCGGCGACCTGACGCCCGCGCGGCTGGAGAACGGCAAGCTGCGTTCCTCGCCTGGCTATGCCGAGGCCTTCCGGGCCCTGGCCGAAGGCGGCTGGATCGGCATCGCCGCCAACCCGGAACATGGCGGCATGGGCCTGCCGCAGGCGCTGAACATGGCGGTCAGCGAAATGATCGCCTCGGGCTGCCTGGCGCTGCAACTGAACCCGCTCCTGACCCAGGGCCAGATCGAGGCGCTGGAGCATCACGGCAGCGACGCGCTGAAATCGCTCTATCTGCCGAAGCTGATCTCGGGCGAATGGTCGGGGACCATGAACCTGACCGAGCCGCAGGCCGGTTCCGACGTCGGCGCGCTGACCACCCGCGCGGAACGGGCCGAGGACGGCAGCTATCGCGTCACCGGGCAGAAGATCTTCATCACCTGGGGCGACAGCGACGTGACGGAAAACGTCTGCCACCTGGTGCTGGCCCGCCTGCCCGACGGCGGCAAGGGCACCCGAGGCATCAGCCTGTTCATGGTGCCGAAATTCATCCCCGACGAGGCCGGCAACCCCGGCATTGCCAACGACCTGCGTGTCGTCAGTCTGGAGCACAAGCTGGGCATCCACGGCTCGCCCACCTGCGTCATGAGCTTCGAGGGCGCCAAGGGCTGGCTCGTGGGCGAAGAGCACAAGGGCATGGCCGCCATGTTCACCATGATGAACTGCGCCCGGCTGGGCGTCGGCATCCAGGGCGTGGCGCAGGCCGAGGCGGCCTTGCAACAGGCCGTGGCCTATGCCGCCGAGCGCAACCAGATGGGCCCGATCATCCGCCATCCCGACGTGCGCCGGATGCTGGCCGAATCGCGGGCCGAGGTCTTTGCCGCCCGCGCGATCTGCCTGGCCTGCGCCGTGGCGCTGGACATGGCGCGGGCCACCGGGTCCGAGGACTGGGCGGCACGCGGCGCGCTGCTGACGCCCATCGCCAAGGCGCATGGCACCGATGTCGGCATCCGCGTCGCCGATACCGCCGTGCAGGTGCATGGCGGCATGGGCTATATCGAGGAAACCGGCGCGGCGCAGTATCTGCGCGACGTGCGCATCACCGCGATCTACGAGGGCACCAACGGCATCCAGGCCATGGACCTGGTCGGCCGCAAGCTGATGGACGGCGGCGCGGCGGCGATGGCGCTGCTGGACGAGATCCTCGACGGCGCCAAGGCAGCGCAGGCCGAAGAGCCGGAACTGGCGAACCAGGTCTGGCAGGCGGCCGAGACCCTGCGCGAGGCGACGCTGGACCTGCTCGACCGCGACCTGGATGAGCGTTTCGCCGGGGCGGTGCCCTATCTTGCCGCCTTCGCCCGGGTGCTGGGCGGGCATTTCCACCTGCGCGCCGCGACCGGCGGCGGCAGCAAACCGCTGGCCCGGATCTATATCGCCCGCATCCTGCCGCATTTCGCCGCCGACCTGGCCGCCGCCCGCGCCGGGCTGGCCGATCTGCAAGCGCTTGACGAGGCGGTTTTCGCGGGCCAAATGGCCGGGTGA